cttcaaTGACAGATCCTCCACAGATCCTGCTCTCATCACACTGCAGCTCAACACAAAGTCAGCTCAACTGTTCCTGTGAGACTCTGGGAAACCCATCCCCCGCTATACAGTGGTATTTGAATGAACTACCTGTCAATCACTCTAAATGTGAAATATTCAATCAGACTCTGAACAGGACAATTCTGAGGAGCTTCTTCACTCTGAATCAGCCTCATAAGAAAGATCATCTCACCCTGCTTTGCCGCAGCTTCAACTCTCTGGGCTCAGCCAGTCAACAATTTTGTGTCAGCAGCCAACAGATTTCCACAGAACATCAACGTATGTCTTTTTTACACTTGTAAATATTATTGCTTAAGTTGTATACGTACTAAAGTGGAGATCAAGGATGTTTGAAACCTTAGCCAGTGATACAGTGTACTCTACAGAGCCCACTAAGAGATAATGTTAGGATTACATCTATGCTCCTCTAGGATTCACTTGCAATCAATTTCTTTGCAAGAAGTTTTAGATACCCTCTAATCCATATGAAGAATGAATCAGTTACTTCAGTCCAGTTATAATAGACACACTAGGAGTTTCATAAAATGTATGTTGTGAGTTCaaacaaacattattttttaaagactaCACGATTAATATACagggtatttttctttttctttttttaaattcagttctgtATCCAGCGATAATATCCACTCTTGCAGTGCTGCTGTTAGCACTGCTACTATATGTGTTTTTTATCAGGTAAGTAAACAACTTGAGACTTTTTCAGAAAACCTTCACACTGTAGTGTTACAGTAAACTTTATTTGTCCTGATTCTATTTGACTAAATGCTGATAATTACTTTGTTTATTTAGGCCTTCATTTGTTAAAAAACAGCTGACTTTATACATAACATTGGTGACACTATTGATTAAATGTAATATCAATCAAATGTGTTCATCAACAGTCCATATAACATGTTACTGGTGGTTAATGTTTGCATGTATTCATTTT
This sequence is a window from Oreochromis aureus strain Israel breed Guangdong linkage group 11, ZZ_aureus, whole genome shotgun sequence. Protein-coding genes within it:
- the LOC120442690 gene encoding myelin-associated glycoprotein-like encodes the protein MTDPPQILLSSHCSSTQSQLNCSCETLGNPSPAIQWYLNELPVNHSKCEIFNQTLNRTILRSFFTLNQPHKKDHLTLLCRSFNSLGSASQQFCVSSQQISTEHQLLYPAIISTLAVLLLALLLYVFFIRAQKNPCKNKGHLTDENNTVAMSQPLTEEGNEEPNTTEECIYANADGLRGAENLHPANIAGPSSTDLPSSGPKNAEGGCKKSDKKGDENELIYSNVNWKMKSKKKRVENLWT